GAGCATGCGATACTTTGGGTTACGGCGTATGTTTTTCAGGCGCAGCATTGCCAAGATCAGTGCCCGGCATAATTTATGGACTTAGACAATATGCAGGCGTTCCAAGCGAACAATTAGAATGGCACGGACACAATGATTTTTATAAGGTGGTAACCAATGCTTCTACAGCGTGGCTTTATGGATGCAGTTCTGTTAACTGTTCTGTTTTAGGTATAGGCGAACGTACAGGCAACTGTCCGTTGGAAGCTATGGCGATAGAATACTGCCAGTTAAGAGGAACTGATGACGGTATGGATTTGTCTGTTATAACTGAACTAGCAGATTATTTTGAAAGAGAAATCGGTTATGCGATACCTCCGCGCACTCCGTATGTAGGACGCAGCTTTAATGCCACAAGAGCAGGTATTCATGCTGACGGACTGCTAAAAGATGAAGAAATTTATAATATCTTTGACACTCAGAAAATTCTCAATAGAAAGCCCATGGTATCTATAAACAATCATTCTGGCTTAGCGGGAATTGCGTATTGGCTTAACGCTTATTATGAATTGGATGAAGAAAACAAAATCGACAAGCAGGATAAATTGGTCATCAAAATGAAAGAACTTATTGATCGTGAATATGAAAACGGCAGAGATACTGTAATGGGCGACGATGAATTAGATAATATGGTTAGAATAATTGACAAAAAATTGCATAAGATTTTGGATGTCAGAGAAAGAAAAATCAAAATAGAATAAAAATCATAAAAGGGTTTGTTGTTTTACAAACCCTTTATTTTTTTATAATTTAATAGACTTTTAAATAGTTGCTAATTTTGATTCAAATTTAGTTTTGATTAATTAATAACTAATTAATTATCATTTAGTTATTCTCCGATAATTTTGATCAAT
The sequence above is a segment of the Clostridia bacterium genome. Coding sequences within it:
- a CDS encoding 2-isopropylmalate synthase; amino-acid sequence: EVPKVIFNRRVVPMEMPDNIWITDTTFRDGQQSTAPFTVEQIVHIFKLLSKLGGPNGIIKQAEFFLYTEKDRRAAQECMDLGLEFPEVTSWIRANPKDFELVKNMGIKETGILVSCSDYHIFKKMNLTRRQAMDKYLAIVSAALEQGIVPRCHFEDITRADFYGFVVPFAIELMNLSKQSGIPIKIRACDTLGYGVCFSGAALPRSVPGIIYGLRQYAGVPSEQLEWHGHNDFYKVVTNASTAWLYGCSSVNCSVLGIGERTGNCPLEAMAIEYCQLRGTDDGMDLSVITELADYFEREIGYAIPPRTPYVGRSFNATRAGIHADGLLKDEEIYNIFDTQKILNRKPMVSINNHSGLAGIAYWLNAYYELDEENKIDKQDKLVIKMKELIDREYENGRDTVMGDDELDNMVRIIDKKLHKILDVRERKIKIE